A genomic region of Metopolophium dirhodum isolate CAU chromosome 1, ASM1992520v1, whole genome shotgun sequence contains the following coding sequences:
- the LOC132943893 gene encoding uncharacterized protein LOC132943893, with translation MSYRTIASTDSENEHFSESIDIRPSFSKTKPGSKRSAEKTSVKKPMKKKQNKMNASYRDNISERLRSEDFDVEVFNSLTFRQGDGVVTIKTPFEEKGKDLWVLSHYKVTNIENVPVKDRWKFSEATVRLYTTDESKDQTLNGWVPDYKR, from the exons atgtcgtacCGTACAATTGCTTCAACTGATTCAGAG aatgaacattttagcgaatcaattgatataagaccgtctttttcaaaaacaaaacctgGATCAAAACGTTCTGCAGAAAAAACAAGTGTtaaaaaacctatgaaaaagaagcagaataaaatg aatgcatCATACAGAGATAATATCAGCGAACGCTTGAGATCAGAagattttgatgttgaagtatttaattCGCTAACATTCAGACAAGGAGATGGCGTTGTGACAATAAAGACGCCTTTTGAAGAAAAAGGAAAGGATCTTTGGGTGCTAAGTCATTATAAGGTTACTAACATCGAGAATGTGCCAGTAAAGGACAg atGGAAGTTCAGTGAAGCTACTGTTAGATTGTACACGACCGACGAATCAAAAGATCAAACACTCAATGGGTGGGTTCCAGATTATAAGAGATAA